TAAAGGCTTAGGAAAATTAAATGGGTGAAGGCAGAAGTTTAGTGGTCGCCAGCCACCGGTAACAATATCTTTGTTCTCATCTTCTTGCGTAAAATGTGTGGACATCAGGTATTGAGCACCACTTTTTTTGATATTAGCAATAGCTTTATATACATCCGCGATAGAAAAGTGCACGAGACAATCTCGGCAAAAGATCAGATCTACTTTTGGTAATAAATCTTCCAGAAGGTTTTTTTCTATAAACTGTCTTCCTTCTTTGCCATAGGTGGTTTGATTCTGTTTTACCAGCTCAGTTACAATATCGGCTCCGGTGTATGCAACATGATCTAAAGACACTTTACTCATCCAGTAAAAATCTCCGCAGGGTATGTCCAGGATGCTTTTTACCTTTAGCTGATTAAGAATTTCAGGCAGTTCTCTTCTTAATGTAGCTGTCTGTTCAAGGTTAGAGCCTTCTCCCGAAACAGATTCTTGGGTATTGATATTCCAGCTACTTTGTTTGTAGATATCCTCAAAAACTGCTTTGGTAGTCTGGTTCTGAAATGCTTCCCCATTAGCGTAGGGGTACAACTGATCTCTGGTAGACATCATATTAATTTTAATAAAACGTACGGCTAAAGTCGGCTACCCGACTAAGCCACTTGTAAATTTTACTTACGGGATTATACAAAATCCTGAGCAAACAGGGTGGAAATAAAAGAGAAATTTACTAGTATTCAATATAGGCAAAGTTGTACGAATTTTAGGGTGAAAGTATGCTTTGCTTATGCTCAGAATTTTACTGCTGAAAACATGTTGCCATACAAATCCGAACTGGCTCACATGATCGTAGATGAGGTATCAACCTAAG
This window of the Porifericola rhodea genome carries:
- a CDS encoding class I SAM-dependent methyltransferase, coding for MMSTRDQLYPYANGEAFQNQTTKAVFEDIYKQSSWNINTQESVSGEGSNLEQTATLRRELPEILNQLKVKSILDIPCGDFYWMSKVSLDHVAYTGADIVTELVKQNQTTYGKEGRQFIEKNLLEDLLPKVDLIFCRDCLVHFSIADVYKAIANIKKSGAQYLMSTHFTQEDENKDIVTGGWRPLNFCLHPFNFPKPLALLNENCSEMEGAFQDKCMAVWRVAEL